Genomic DNA from Pirellulales bacterium:
TCGTCTTCAATGTGAGCCGTTTCAGAGACTTCATTCTTGGCGAGCAAGTCTTCAAGCCGGTTGACAAGCCTTCTCAACGTGCCGCCAATGGCGAAGCTGGACGACGCCAGGAGCTTCCGCAGAATCATCGTCATCAACATCCGTTGACTCGACGGCAAGGCGAGCAGTGTTTCTCGTTGCAAGTAGGCTGAGACCTGCTGATAAAGCTGGTGCTCAGCATCGGACGGGAGAAACTCCTGTGTTATCGGGACGCGATTAGTGAAGCGGATATATTCGAGCACCTGCTTTCGCAGCGTTCGCTGACAGAGCGGCTTCAGTCGCTCCTTCAGCAAGGTATTGCGTTGCTCTTCGTCGTTCGTGCGGACAAATTTCTCGCGGAATGATGCGGCGTCGCCGAAGACATGCGGGTCGATGATGCTGACGAGTCCGTAAAGCTCCATGAGGGAGTTTTGCAGCGGAGTTGCCGTGAGTAGCAGCTTGGGAGAACTTCCAACCGCGTCGGCGATGTTCCGAGCCATCTTGTTGCCGGGCTTGTAGACGTTGCGAAGTCGATGGGCCTCGTCGATGACAACTAAGTCCCAACTGACTCGGCGAAGCTCTTGCGACTTGGCGGATGCGAAGTGATACGAGCAGGCGACAATCCGCCCATCTTGCTCGAAGGGATTCGGATGGCCGTCGCGTTGGTATTGATTGAAGTTGCGTGATTCCAGCACGACGGTCGGGAGAAAGAACTTCTCCTCGATTTCCTGCTGCCATTGTTTCCGCAGCGTTGCGGGAAGTATCAGAAGGATTCGACGGCGGCGTTCGGCCCAGCGTTGGGCCAGCACGATGCCAGCCTCGATGGTTTTACCAAGGCCAACCTCGTCCGCGAGAATCGCTCCCTTCGCAAGCGGCGAGCGAAACGCAAATAGGGCGGCGTCAACCTGATGTGGATTGAGGTCTACCTTCGCGTTCGCGATGGAACGCGACAAATTATGGACGCTGTCCGACGCACTCTTGAGCGTCAGAGCGTGTGCCCAGAACTGGCTTTGGTAGTCGGTGTACATCGCTCAGCGTGGCTTCGGTCTTCGCCGGGACGGCGAGTTGAGCTTCTTGCGGATATGCTCCAGTTCACTCCGACTGAAGAGCCGATAGTTGTTGACTGGGTGCCGGTACTCGGCGATTTTGCCGTCGCGGCCCCAATTGCGGATTGTGTTCGGTGATACGCCGAGTAGGTCGGCGGCCTCGTTGACCAATAGGTAATCGTTGGTTGAAGGCACGGGAGCGGCTTCCGTGGTCGCAAGGGACGGACTGCAAGCGTGTAGAAACCTTACCAAAGCCCGACAATGATTAAAAGCACCTGCGGAAGGCGGTTTATTGATGTACGGCAGTTGCTTTTTGGGTGTCAGAATGTTTGCGGCGATACAGCCAGAACACTTCGCGATCGCCAGCAAACCGGGTGGCAGAATTCGCCTTCCATACCGTTGCTTTGCCGAATGCTAAAGAAAAACGCCTCGTTCCACTATCTTCGATGCCCATTCGCACGCGACACCCGTGAGTGTGAGCGTGCGAATGGGTGGATCGAAGTCAAATGGTTGCACCGCTGACACGAGGTCATCGGCCAAGCTCTTTCGCCGCGCTCGTTGCCGATGGCGCCGGCAAAGCTTCGTTAGACGCCGGCCGGCTGTCCGTGAAACTGCTCCCAGCTTGAGCGCAACCACCGGCGGAGCTGGCTGATGCGGCCGGGCGTGACGCCGAATCGCCGCGCCACAGCGCTGGTCGGTTCGCCCGTGGCCAGAGCCGCGGCAACCTGACGCTTCGCCGTCGGCAACATGCGCAGCCAAGCGGCTAAATCGATCCGCGCGGCCGCCGTTTCCGCCGGGCCAGCGCGCCGGTCTTCGAGCAACACCTCGTTCCACGTGCCGGCTGGCTGGCCAGGCTGATCGAGCCGCTCGACCTTGAAGCCCTGCATATAGCGGGCATAGGGCGACAACACCTCGTGGCGATTGAGCCGCGCGCCGACACGCCTCCCGACTCGGATCTGACGGATTGCATACTGCGCCAGCGGCGTGGCATAGGCCAGTTCTGCTCGGCCTTGGTCCGCCAGCCGCCGGTAAGCGACATAGGCGTTGGCGACCGTCTCGGCCACTAGCTCTTCCCGCTCGTCAGGGTTTTTGAAGCAGAAAGCGGATTGTGCTTGGGACCGAATCCGGGGTAGAAATTGAAGAAACCTGTCGGGCAGCGAACGGCCATTCGTAGTCCGCAGGCTGCGAACATAGGCATCCATGGGCGACCTCCTCTGGAA
This window encodes:
- a CDS encoding helix-turn-helix domain-containing protein; the protein is MPSTNDYLLVNEAADLLGVSPNTIRNWGRDGKIAEYRHPVNNYRLFSRSELEHIRKKLNSPSRRRPKPR